Within the Acidobacteriota bacterium genome, the region TAGCTATCAATCGCATCTCCCTCGACCATACAATGCGGGAGATTATTCTTGCGTCTCCCGATAGTGGAGAGACACGGGTTATCTGGGAAGAAAAAGTCGATCATTGGATTTCTCCCCTGGCGATATGGCTCCGTTGGGCTCCGGACTCTTCGAGAATTCTATTTACATCCGAAAAGGACGGGTGGAATCATATGTATGTTCTTCCCGTCGCCGGAGGCTCTCCCAAGCAGATTACCTCAGGAGCTTTCACAGTTACAAGTAATCAGGTCTATGACCAATCAGAGACAACTCCGGATTGGTCAATCGACGGAAAAACGATTTACTTTCCGTCCAACGAAGCGGGAACTCCGGAACGTCATTTGTATGCCGTGTCTTCTTCCGGCGGCCCCAGAAAGAAAATCGTCGGATTAAAGGGTTTAAATGTATCCTCAACCATATCTCCTGACGGGAAACATATTGCTTTTCTGCATAGCAATCCAACAAATCCTCCTGAGATGTATCTTGAATCGATTGAAGGAGGTCGCCAAATAAGAATAACTGATCTGGCAATTCCGATTCCGCTCAGGGAATACAGGTGGATTAGTCCTCAGATTATATCATTTCCCAACAGAAGTGATGGTACGGTGATCAAAGCAAGGCTCCATGTCCCCGAAAAAATTGATCGATCGAAAAAACACCCGGCGGTGATTTATGTCCATGGTGCTGGATATAATCAAAGCGTGTTTTTTGGCTGGCAAGGGCTTGACCGCCTGGCCTTCAATCATTATCTTGCACAAGAAGGTTATATCGTTTTGGACGTGGATTTTCGGGGCAGTGCAGGATACGGTGCAAAATTCCGGGTAGATGTCTTTGATCGGCTCGGTGACATAGATCTTGACGATGTCCTCAGTGGAGTTGAGTATCTTCAGTCACTGGGTTATGTTGACCTGACCCGGATTGGAATCTGGGGACATAGTTACGGTGGTTTCATGGTGTGCAGCGCCATGTTCCGCGCGCCGGAAGTATTTGCAGCTGGGGTCGCAGGGGCCCCTGTCACGGACTGGGAGAGATTTTATTACTTGGCACCTGGATATAATGAAGAGCATCTCGGATTTCCATGGGTCAATCCGGAAGGGACTTTAAGGGCTTCACCCCTTACATATGCAAAAGATCTCAAACGGCCTTTCCTTTTATTGAGCGGAGTTCAAGATGTCATGCATCTCGACTCTGCGGCGTTGGTCAATGAACTTCTTAAATACCGAAAATCCTTTGACTGGTATTTCTACCCCAATGAACCCCATGGAATGCGTCAGCCCCAATCGCGCGAGGACTACTATCGTCGGATTGCGCATTTCTTTTCGCGACATCTAAATTGAATTTGGTTTAATAGCGCGTAAGATTAATAAACGAATTGGCCTAAGTCTAATAAATGTTGTGATTTTGAATTTGACTGCCAAGGAAAAAGACATGCAACATTATCGAGTCAAACTATCTTTCGGTTTCTCTCCTATTACACATCCCTTTCATTTGATTCGCTTTTTAGCCGTATTATTCATATTCACAGGCCTTTGTTTTCCCCATCAGGAAAGCATTGCACCGGGTATCGTTGATTATGAGAAATGGCTTGAGGAAGAAGTCGTTCATATTATCACTCCTAGAGAGAAAAAGACATTTCTTCAACTTAAGACTGATCAAGATAAAATGCTGTTTATCAAATCGTTCTGGAAACATAGAGATCCTTCTCCTCATACGGAGAAGAATGAATACAAGGAGGAACATTACAGGCGCGTCATTCACGCCAATAAGCAGTTCGGTTATGGAAGCTCTCTGCCTGGATGTAAAACCGATCGAGGGAAAATCTTTATCCTTTTAGGCCCGCCCCATGACGTTCAATCATTTGAGGCGTACTCATCGATCCGTCCCACCATAGTTTGGTTCTATCAAGGCATGAATGAGACAGGGCTTCCCGATGCATTTTCAATAATCTTTTTCAAGGCACATCATGTGGGTGAATTTAAAATCTATAGCCCCACACTTGATGGCCCTCAAGCTTTGCTTTCATCCGGAAGCTTTTTGGGAACGGATTCGCGTTCGGCCTTTCAGACACTCCTAAGGGTTGCCCCAAGTCTAGCCAGGATTTCGACTTCATTAATACCCGGCCAAACACTTGATATGGAATCATCTCCATTGGCATCCGATAGTCTTTTAGCCAATATCAACAGCCTTCCATTAAACAGGGTTAACGATGAGTATGCAGAAAAGTTTCTTGTTTATAAAGACATCATTGATGTCGAATATTCCGCGAACTATTTTCATAATGATTCCTTAGTGCGGGTATTTCGGTCACCCGTCGGTTTTTATTTTGTTCATTATGCCGTGGAATTGGATTATCATGAGCCATCTGATCAGGATAATTCGATTTCACCGGAATTGATTATCAACGGAAATATTACGAACCAGGATGGACGTAGTATTTATCAATATGAAAGCTCTGTCCCTCTCATGCCCGGAGAAAATCTGCCTAATTCTGACGAGAGGACCAGGATCAGCTATCAAGATATGTTTCCCTTAATTGAGGGCAGATATCATTTTTCACTCATCCTCCGAAATGAGATCACCAAAGGATTCACATCGCTGGAAAGAGAGCTGGAAATACCTTGGACTTCTATGGGAAGACTGAGTGATTTGATTTTATGTCACAATGTCAATATGGACACTCCTGTGAACGAAAGCCGGGCATTTCAAATAGGCAACATGCAATTATTTATCTCGGCTCAACCTGTTTTTTCTCCTCAGCAGGAAATATTTTTCTTTTTTCAGATCAATAATTCCAAAGAAGACCCTGAAATTGTTCACTCATACCAATGGACTTTGTTAAGAGAGAATGTGGAAGTTGAGAAAAAAAGAAAAGAATATATCGATGTCGACCATGAATATGGAATTGTTGAAAAAATTCCGAGAGAGCAGCTTTTTCCAGGCCATTATTTATTGGGAGTCACATTGTATGACAAAGATGGAAATGAGATCTGTTCAAAAAAGAAAGAGTTTCAGGTTTCATTTCGAAATGTTCCCAGGCCGACCATTTATTCAACATCATTTCCTCCTTTTGATAATGCCATTTATGCGGCTCTGCTTGGAAATCAATACTTGGCGCAAGGAGAACTAAAAGAAGCCGAGCCTCTCCTGCAACAGGCATATATAAAAGATTCTTCATCCTTGATCAATGCTCTTCCTTATGGGCGGCTCTTGATGAACCAAAAAAAATATTCCGAGGTTCTTGAGGTCCTGTCGCCATTTATGCAGGAAAATGTTCAGGATGTATTGGATCTTGTTGCCAGAGCCCATCACGTCCTCGGACACTTTGATAAAGCCATCGCTCTTTATCGTGAGTATTTAAATAGGTTTGGACAGAATTCTGTCGTGTTGGCTTTGTTGGGGGATTGTTACTCTAGAACCGGCAACCTTAAGGAAGCAATTAAAGCGTTGGAAATTTCCCTATCCATAGACCCAACACAAGAAAAAGTCAAGAGGCTTCTCGAGTCCATTAAAAACGATCGATGAATTGGGGCTATTTGGATTTTTTCCCGACAGTTGTTCCGCTGTGGAAACCTTCTTTATCCGTGATATGGAAAGTCCCAAAGACATTTCGGCAATCGTCATGGAACATGTAGATTCCTTGTCCTTGAGCTTCATCTAATTTCCATTCATAAATCAAGCCATTGGCGACTCTTTTGGCTTCAACTTTAAGCTTTCCCCAGTGAAGATAATGAATTCCTTCGTTGGAGGTGACTATGAATTTGTGTCCTTGGGTTTGTGTCCCGGCCTTTTTGCCTATTTCATAGTTGGCAACATAGTCATACGATCCTTCAATGACCGGAACATTTTTATCACCCGATGCTAAAACGACAACAACTGAAACAAGAATGAGCAATGTGGCGATCAAGAATCCTTTGTGCCGGCAGGAATTGAACATCGAATCCCTCCTCAAAAAAACATTAGGAAAGCAATCAGGTAAGCAATGACTCGAAAGCTATTTGAGTCTTTCCTCCCAGCTTTCAGGTTCTCCTCGTAGGTACTTATCGAACCATTCTAACCTGATTTTTTCGTTAAGCATCCTGTTGGAGAATGAGGACAGACCATGTCCTTCACCCAGCCAACGAATCTGGACGACATCTTTACCCTGGACTTTCAATGCCGAATACATCTGATCGGATTCGGTCAGTTGACACCAGGGATCGTCCGTTCCCTGCATAAGAAGAATGGGGGTTGTCACTTTGTCGGCATTGAAAACCGGGGAACGATCCACATAAACATCTTTCCGATTCCACGGATACACACCGGGAAGTACGATTTCCCCGTAGTTGGGTTGTCCCAGAACAATAAAAGAGTAATTCAATGTGTTGCTGATAACGCCCGTGGCAATGATTGTTGAGAATAAATCGGTTTGGGTGGCTAAGGAGAGACCCTCGAATCCGCCATAGCTGTGTCCAAAACCTCCGATTCTGGCGGAATCAATATAAGGCTTGGCCGCCATTAAGGCCTGGACGCCATCGATAATATCAGGTCCCGATACCGTCCCCCACTCGTCAAGATGAGCGTCTGCAAATTCCTGACCGTATCCCCAAGTCCCTCTCGGAGTGAGCGTAAAAACAACATACCCATTTGCGGCCAACCAATGGTTGATTACGCCAAACTGGCCGCCTTCCATACTCTGGCTTTGAGGGACAACGCCCCCGTAATAGGAAATGATTGTCGGATATTTTTTTTGGCTATCGAAACCAGGGGGCAGATAGATCCACCCATCAAGCTTGGTTCCGGTCCTGTTCTCAAATGAGAAGAATTCATGTCTTGCCAGTGTTACATTCTTGAGAAATGTCCTGCCTTTGTCCCAGTATTCTGAAATTTCACCAGTCCCGAGATGATAAGAAACAAGCCGGGAAGGTCGTGATAATTCGCCCACCTTGAGCAGGACATTGTGGCTGTCAAATGCCCCAAAAATTGCTTGAATATTAACAAATGGGAGGGATATCTCAGAAAAACCATCTAGATTTTCCGAGAATTTGTACAGTCGATGAACAGTCCGATCAAGGGCAATGAAATATAGACAATTATCTTTTCGATTCCACCAAAGAGAATTAACGGACGGCGTGAACTCGGGCTTTAGAATATATCGATCATTGGCCGTATGGATATCCCAGACTTTAATACCCTGGTGCCATCTGCTGTGGATGTTGTCACTTGCCGTTCTTGGAATCTCATAATATGGAGCTACCGCGGCCAGATATCGAGAATCAGGGCTCCATGTCAATTGTTGAACCATTGCAGTGTTGATAGTTGAAACGATCTTAAGTTCCTTGTTTAATAAATCGACAAGATGCATTTCCTGCTTACTATAGGGATAACTGGCAATGGGTGTCTCACGGATAAAAACGACTTTATTTCCATCCGGTGAGACAACCGCATCCTTGCACCAACCATACGGATTGAGGCCTCCACTGATCATATGTCTTGTTCCGGTTTCTATCGAGGCCATCCATAGAGACACTCGGGATTTCCAACCTTTCCAGCGGTCAAAGAAATTGTCAACCAAATCATAGGGCTTATCGTTTTTGGAGGGTTCGGAGGTGACATAAGTCAAAAACCGGTTGCCCGGCATCCAAGTGATTTGGGAAAGCCCCTTAATTCCTGAGAGTGATTTGAATGTCTTTTCATTCTCGAGGTCAACAATCCATAAGTCGAAGAGATCTTGTTCCGTTGATACGGATACGGCCAATTGCGCATTCGTTGTTGCCCAAGCGAACGAAATTGGTTTTCCAGGGAGCGCTAACGATCTGAATATACTGCCACCTGGGACATTGCGTATTTCTAAATTCCCGTTTGAATCCAATACGGCTGCCAAAGATCCGTCCCACGAAAGCTTCACATCTCGAAGCTGAGGAAGAGTTAAGGCTTCAATAAGAGAAAGAGGGTGTGTTGGATCCGTCGAAAATATTGGAGGTGTCGATAAAAAGGCGTTATCAATTTCTAGACCGATTTTGAAATCGGAAACCGGAATATCCTTCCGATAAACGACAACCAGACGATGAAGACCGCGGGTTAATGTGAGATTGATTCGCTTTTCTCCACCTACGAATTCACCATCAAAAAAAACCCTAAACGGAGATACCCCATTAATGACGAGTGTCGATTTTTGCCAACGAGGCACATCAATATAAGTGACAGCAAGAATGAGCCAACAGCCCTCGCTCTTTTTTAAATCCAGATTGCCTTTTGGAGCCCGTGTCTTTTGAAAAGAAGTTATCTCTTTTGGACTCCAAGCGAAATCCATGCCTTCTTCAGCCCAAAGTGTATCCAAATTGATGAAGAGATGTTCTGCAAGACTGAATTCATTTTTGTCTAAAGGGGGTGGGGATATTTTTATTCCCGTTGTAAGCCAATTCTCAATGGGAATTTCAGCTGAAACGGCATGAATTGAGAGCGAAAGAACTGACACAAAGACAAGAATAAGGGGGAAAATTTTTTTTGACATTTCTTCTCTTCTCCTTAGCAGGAATCCCAAAAAAGAAAGCCCCCTCTTTCTGAAAAGAGGGGGCTTTCCAAAAATAAGTTCAGAATCGAAGAACGAAGCCGATTTGGAATCTTCTAGCAGGTGCGGTGGCGGCGGGTTGCATGAATCTTACTCCTGCCGTTCTCGCTCCGTAGTAAGACGTATAGTTTTCAATGTTAAACACATTGAAAACGTCGAGCTTGATTTCAGCATTGACTTGCGTAATCTTCAACTTGCGGCTAATGCTAAGGTCAAGGTTGTAGTATGGTTCGCCGCGAAGATTATTCCTGCCGTAAGGCCTGGCATTCGTAAGTCCCGTTCCATATAGATCGATACCGTAGGTTTCTGTGTACGGAATGCCTGAGTACGCTTGGGCAATTCCGGAGAACTGCCAATCTTTAAGAATTATGTTTTTGGAAGGAGATCTAACAAAAAATGCCAGTTTAAGGAGATGGGGTCGATGCTGGGCTCCGGGACCTTTATCATCCTCGATATTCCGGCTGTCCTGAGGCAGACTCCAGGGATTCAACATGTCCGATGTTTTGGAATATGTGTAGGTCAGAAGAAATGAGTAATTGATGTCCCGTCTTTCCAATTTAAAGTTTAAAGCACTATACCAGCTGCGACTCTCATTCCCCAATCGCTGAATAGTCCGGAATCCATTGGGCACAGGTGTTGTCGGTCTTGTGGCATCTGCTTCTGTTCTTGTTCTAGCCTCGGTGGTTGATTCAGGGGCATTGATATCCAGGACACTGAACCCATCTATGACTGTCATGTAGACAGCATCAATGCCTACGCTCAATCTCGGAAGTATTTCCTGTTGGTATCCAATTGTCGCCTGGACGCTGTATGGGTTTTTCAAATTTTCATCAATCTCCCAAATATCTCTAGGAGGAAGTGTGGCTCCGGGAGGAAAGCTCGGAAGGCTGTTCGGGTATGTGGGGAACAATTGATCTGTCGGTGAAAGTGTCAGGTATACAAGGCCTTCAGGACCGAAAAATGCGCCTCGAGTGAAATGGTAACTAAGATGCTGCTGGGAAAAAGTGCCGAACCCGGCCCTCAATACGGATTTCCCATTCCCAAATATATCAAATGCGGCACCCATCCTGGGCTGGATTTTTTTCCAATCAACTGGAGCATTGTATCCCTTGACATTCCAAATTTTCTCGATATCCCACCTTAATCCGAGTGTCAAAGCAAGGTTATTATTGACAGACCACTCATCTTCAAAAAATAGGGCCCCGACAAAGTCCTTGGAGTTGACCGTGTTAAGACTGGGATCGAGAGCAAACCCCTGAATATATAGAAACGGGTTTGGGTATTGGTCAGGTGAGCCGGCGAAGTAATAGAGTCCGTAAGGATAAGGATTCATAATCTGTTCTGCGGAAATATATTTGAAGAATCCTCCGAACTTGAAGAAATGATTTTTCCTAGCAAATGTATATTTCTCAAAAAGCTCCCAAGTCAATTCCGGTGTAACGCCAAATCCGTCTCCGTAAAAAGAAGAGCCTCCTGTCGTGGCCCATGCCGTTCTCTGCTCAGAGGGTTGCCCCGGAAAGCTGGTAAGGGCTTTACGAAGATCATAATAGCTGGCAACTTGAAAACGAAGTTCGTTAACGGAGTTCTCCGATATGGTCTTAACCCAACCCACGTTTCCTGTATGGACATAAGTGACATAGGTGTCGCCTTCCCCGGGGATATTCAGCCCTCCATATTCATTCCTCCAGTCAAAAATATCATTGCTGTATCTCAGGGAGAGATAATCTTTTTGTGACAACTGATGGTCAATTTTTAAAAATGCCATGTGTTGGTCTTGGTCGTTTGGGACGGTTTGCCCGAAAAACTGAGGAGCAGTCACCGTGTTAAAACTCCGCTGGCGACGGTATTCGTAACTTAGGAAGAAATGTGTTCGGTCTTTTTTAAGAGGGCCACCAAGAGTGAAACCTATCTGCTGTTGATCGAAGGGCGCCTTTGTTTTTGTCAGGAAATCCACCGAATCCCATTTCCCGGGACGTTCATATAAATAGATCGAACCTCCAACAACATTTGTCCCCGATTTGGTTACAGCACTATTAATAGCGCTCATGCCTTCGCCAAACTCCACTGAGAATTGGTTGGTCATGAGCTGGATTTCTTTGATGGTCTCCATACTGTAGCCGGAATAAAAAGTACGGGCGGCGCTTCTCCACTTCGAAAAATTACTACCGCCATCGACAATATAATTCATTGCCCAATAATGTTGACCGGAAGTGGTAGGCCAATAATCGGAACCGGTAACACCCGGCGCCAAGTGAGTCAATTGGATATAGTTTCTGCCTAAGACAGGAAGAGTTTCGATCAGCTCTTCCGTGATGGCTTGTTGAACGGTTGCGCGTTTTGTATCAACAATTGGAATTTCAGCTTCAACGGTGATTGTTTCAGCAATTTCGCTGACGTCCATCACAATATTGGTGGTGTAAGCTTCGTTGGGTCGAAAAGTCAGCCCGGTAAGAAGATGAGTGTTGAATCCAGGCAGTTCGGCTTGAATTGTGTAACGACCCTGCGTTGGGATACTCCTGAAAGAATATCTTCCATCTGTTCCGGATTGGACGCTTCGGGAAAAACCAGTATCAACATTCTGAAGGGTAACAGTCACTCCCGGCAATGGTGCACCCTCTTTATCAGTGATTGTACCCGCAATGTCGGCTGTAATGACTTGAGCAACAAGAAAAGAGAAAGACACAAGAACTAGAAAAGTGAAGAATGAAAGAACTCTAAAAAATCCGTTTGACCTCATTTTCTTTACCTCCCAGATATTTTGCATATCATCTAAAATATATTCATATAGAATTATGGAATTGTCAAGTATTTTTTTTAGTTGACCTTAATTATTTTTTCATATATATTTATGCCGGGTTTGCAATTGTACTATATATATATATTTATGTATCAATAGGTGGAAATTATGATCAAATGGTTAATTGATAAAAAAAGTAAAATTCCTTTGTATCTTCAGCTCAAAGATCTCATTAAATACTATTTATCAACAGGAAAAATTATTAACAACCAACAACTTCCAGCTATAAAAGATTTGGCAAAAGAACTTCAAATCAATCTCAACACGGTTCGAAAGGCCTATAAAGATCTTGAGTTGGAAGGACTTATATCGATGAAGCGTGGAGTCGGTTCTATTATTACCAATTTGAATAAGAGGCCTGATCTCTCCGTGAAAGACATCTTAGATCCAGATCCCAAAGAATCGCTCCTTAGACTAATGAGGCAGCTATTAAAAAAAGGGATGACCATAAACGATGTGGACGGCCTATTTTCCCAGTGCTTGAGAGAAATATCTTCGAGCCAGAGCAAAGATTATATCATTTTCACTGAATGCAATAAGTCCCAGACTATTGATATATCCGATCAACTAAAAAATTATCTCCAAATCGATGTTCACCCTGTTGATCTTGAAGAATTAGAGGCTTTCCTTGACAGACAAAATCAGTCAATTGGGACATTGTTGGCTATCGTCACAACCGGTTTCCATCTGAATGAAGTTTATAGGGCTATTGGAGTCCGTCCCATTTCGGTATACATGTTAGTTACAAATATGTCGCCCAGTACCAGGCAATCTCTGGAAAAGTCTTGTAAAAACAACAGTTTTGGTTTCATATGTCGAGATTATGACTCTATGATTTTTCTTCCAGATGTCATACGGGCAGAAATTGGGTATCCTATTGATTTAACCAGTTGTGTTTTTTCGGATAAAAATACATTGTTCTCAATTCTTAATAGGGTTGATATCATTTTGGCAACGCCGCCTGTATTCGAGGAAGTCCAACGCATGGCTCCATCAAATAAGCCGGTTTACAATATATTAGATAGAATCGACCCCATTTCGCTTGTACATCTTAAAGATAATCTATTCTTTGCACCATTGAACAAATAGATAAAGCCGATGATTTATTTTGCCGAACTTTTAAGATTGACATGATTGGCCGACACATGAAGATCAATTTAATGAAAACTTCCATGGTAGAAATAAGCGGGGTTTTTATTTGAAACATAGTATGCCAATAAAGATTTTTCTAAGGAGGGAAACATGGAAAAATATGCTGGCTGTATTCCTTTTCAATTATCATCCAGAGGAAGAAAAGGTTCAGGGTTTTTATCAAAGATTTGGCAGATTGTCACAATCGCCTTTATTTTCGTTTTATGTCTCATAATTGGGGGTGTCAATAAAACCGAAGCGACTCAAAAATCCATTGAAAATCCCACGGTAGTCGTTGGACCCAATATTCGGGCGTCGGCCAATGTCATAACCGGATCCAGGAATGAGTGCTGGATTGCCGCCAGTCTCACATCCCCGGATTTTCTCGTTGGAGTTGCGCAGACAGCTTCTTCAGTGGAGAGTCCGGGCATGACGGGACGGGCATGCGCAGTGATGATTTCTCGCAATGGTGGACAAACATGGCGAGAAGTCGTTCTTCAGAATGCCGGGCCGGGAGATTTTGATCCAATGGTTGTCGCTGGGCCCAAAGGCGAGATGTATGTCATGTACTCATACATTGGTAGAGGAACAAGCAGGGATTCGGAAACGTCAATCGGGTCCGGCCAGAGGCAGGAAGGGGTTATCAAAGTGTGGGTTACAACTGACGAAGGACGGAGCTGGAGAGGCCCGACAGAAATTATGTGTCCGCTTCAGCCCGATCACCCACGTATGGCGGTGGACCTGAGTGAGGGGCCAAACCGAGGACGGATTTATATTGCATGGAATGAAGTTTCTGATACGATTGTCAAAGAACGATATCACATTTTTCTTAATTACTCCGACGATTGTGCGAAGACATTCAGTGAACCTATTCTTTTGGAAGTCGATCATGGCGGCAAACTTGTAACGACTGAACCCATAGTTTTATCAGACGGCACTGTTTTAGTGACATACTATCAATACTTCTGGCCGCTTGCTGACCCCAAAAATGATGAGCAACCATTGTATTTAATTAGATCAACAGATGGAGCCAAGACATTTGACAAGCCGAAATTAATCACGCGAATTGGTTCGTCATCTTTTAGGCATCTCAGGAGAGATTTTGGTAGTGCATTCACTCTTCCCATTATTACCGCTGATACATCGCCACAAAGCCGTTTCCGTGATCGAATCTATATTGTATGGGACGATACAAAGACAGGGGAGTCAAATATATGGTTTATGATGTCCACAGATAAGGGACACACATGGTCAGAGCCGTTAAGAATAAATGACAATAAGAAAGCTGAGACTGGGCCAGTCGACTTTCGTATGACTCCTGTTGTTCATGTGAATAAGGATGGAGTGATTGGAATCGCGTGGTACGATCGAAGGGAAGATCCCGCTCGTCAATGCTGGAAATATTATTTCACCACCTCTCTTGATGGAGGATTGAATTTCTTGCCCAATTTGGCCGTCTCCTCAGCTCCTTCATGTCCGGATTCTCAGATTCCCCCCACTATGAATATTTGGAACATCAGTCCTGAGTTTGAAGATACCCTTCCGACGAATGATGATCTAAAGAAGATGTCCCGAACAGAGCAACGTAGATACGAAGAAGTTCTGGCAATTGAAAAGGCTTGGCGTGAAGCCAACAAGAGTCTCGATTCCGCCAGAATCATGGTTAATTTTAATCGTGGTCGTTCTGTATGGTCAGGTCATTACACAGGACTGACATCGGATATTTCAGGATCTTTTCATGCTTTTTGGGCAGACCGAAGAGCCAAACTCCAACAAATTTATTCCGCACGTGTTGAAGTGATGCCCAATCGTCCTTCTCCCCCGCCGGAAACCAGAGAGGTTTTAGTCACGGAATTCGTCCAACTGATTGCCACAGCCGGCAAATTAGAGGATTCCAAGAACACCAGTGCCTTTGAGGTGCAACTTCGAAATGTATCTGATAAAGTCATCTATGGCCCGCTGAAAGTCAGAATTACCAAATTATGGCCCTCGATGAAAGAAAATATCGAAGAGGAAGACAGGGCCTCTTCGTCTGTGATCGTGCTCAATGCGGATTCTGGAGGTGAGGGGGTCGGAGCAACATGGGATTTCTCTGAACAGCTGGGTGGTCAAGGTCGTCTTGATCCGAAATGCATCAGTGAAGCTAAGACTATTCTTATCAGGACCAGCTTTGAAGCTGGATTGGACGGCACACTTGAGTTCGAGGTGATTGGCAGGCTGCCAATAAAGAGGAAGCTGCCCTAGGCTTGATTTTATTGCTTCTTGTTCGACTTAAACAGATCCGTCAATAGGAGGGCTCTCCAAGAATGGATAGCCCTATCAAGTCGGCTACTGATTCCGGTTCAAAACGGATCGTGTCAAGATTCGTTCGCAATGACTGGCTCAATTCAATCTCTTCAGCTAGCCGTTTGAGCCATCAGCTCATGAGCCTGTCCTGCGCCGTCAGGGACCGCGCGGCCCGGCGCGTCCGCCTCGACGGGAACCAGTTCGAGACGCTGGCCTGCGTCCTCGACAACGACGTCGTCCTCGTCCGCGGCGGGGCGGGCACGGGCAAGACGCTCCTGGCCCGGGAACTCGCCCTCCGCGAAGCCGGCGCGGGGCGCAGCGTCCTCCTGCTGACGTACACGGAGGCGCTGGGCTTCGAGCTGGCCGCCGAACTCGAGGGGCGGGGGATCGCCGTCCGGCCCGTCGCGAGATTCGCCCTCGACAGGCTGCGGCGGAGAGGATTTAATGAGGGCCAGGACTTCGGCCGGGACGAGTGGAAGATCGCGGATGAACATCGCCGTCAGCCGGGCCTTCGGAGCGCTGAGGATGGTTGTTGGGAGGCGGGAGCTGGAGAGGGATGAGGTGTTGAGGCGGGTTGTGGAATGGAATATTATAGTGAGCTATGATTAAACCGGACCAGCGCATTGCGTATTCCGAGCGATTCCGGCCAGTCATTCCGACGGAAGCCGGCCACCCGTTCCGAGCGAAGGCGGCCGGCCATTCCGAGTTGAAGCCGGCCACTTTTCGGTCGGAATCGGAATGGGTGGCCGGAATCGCTCGGAACGAGGGAAGGTCATGAAAAAAGCGAGCGGCGACGAGCTTTTCAGGGTAAAGTGTCCCTTCATCTTATCGGGAGAAGGAGACACGAATGCCCGCGGAGAGACTGTCGATGAGGAAAATTAAAGAAACGCTTCGGATGAACGCCTTGGGACTTTCGGCTCGCCGGATCGGGCGCAGCCTGGGTATTGCCAAGAGCACGGTCAACGAGTACGTGAAACGGGCGGCGGCGGCCGGTTTGACCTGGCCCTGGCCGGAGGAATGGGACGAAACGACCATCGAACGGCGGCTGTTTCCGGCCGGACCCCGGCCGGATACGGTTCGGCCTCTTCCCGACTGGTCGGAAACGCACATGGAGCTGCGGAAAAAAGGACTCACGTTGTTTCTTTTGTGGGAGGAGTACAAG harbors:
- a CDS encoding alpha/beta fold hydrolase; this translates as MSASKHFLKVFGLVLAVGCLFSGLYSEISEPKLTLENFWTLRGLSSPKWSPDSSRIAFTLSQPESDSSEILTVDLDGRIHRFNEYEIGEGEVARKQFGFMVGLLPEPWTPDGKRILYLSRGNIHALEVETGKSETLVQLGGRSKGYTPQVYFNGPDPVLSPDGTRMAFIRESELWVLDMKKGAIRQLTTIHPEGWHSLQPMWSPDSRRILFTSQAIDNQRPFPFLDFSGTVIDVHLGLIGTGRVRIGIISADGGETLWIGPQNGIAYSLRGGSNAFWSPDGRTIAINRISLDHTMREIILASPDSGETRVIWEEKVDHWISPLAIWLRWAPDSSRILFTSEKDGWNHMYVLPVAGGSPKQITSGAFTVTSNQVYDQSETTPDWSIDGKTIYFPSNEAGTPERHLYAVSSSGGPRKKIVGLKGLNVSSTISPDGKHIAFLHSNPTNPPEMYLESIEGGRQIRITDLAIPIPLREYRWISPQIISFPNRSDGTVIKARLHVPEKIDRSKKHPAVIYVHGAGYNQSVFFGWQGLDRLAFNHYLAQEGYIVLDVDFRGSAGYGAKFRVDVFDRLGDIDLDDVLSGVEYLQSLGYVDLTRIGIWGHSYGGFMVCSAMFRAPEVFAAGVAGAPVTDWERFYYLAPGYNEEHLGFPWVNPEGTLRASPLTYAKDLKRPFLLLSGVQDVMHLDSAALVNELLKYRKSFDWYFYPNEPHGMRQPQSREDYYRRIAHFFSRHLN
- a CDS encoding GWxTD domain-containing protein, giving the protein MQHYRVKLSFGFSPITHPFHLIRFLAVLFIFTGLCFPHQESIAPGIVDYEKWLEEEVVHIITPREKKTFLQLKTDQDKMLFIKSFWKHRDPSPHTEKNEYKEEHYRRVIHANKQFGYGSSLPGCKTDRGKIFILLGPPHDVQSFEAYSSIRPTIVWFYQGMNETGLPDAFSIIFFKAHHVGEFKIYSPTLDGPQALLSSGSFLGTDSRSAFQTLLRVAPSLARISTSLIPGQTLDMESSPLASDSLLANINSLPLNRVNDEYAEKFLVYKDIIDVEYSANYFHNDSLVRVFRSPVGFYFVHYAVELDYHEPSDQDNSISPELIINGNITNQDGRSIYQYESSVPLMPGENLPNSDERTRISYQDMFPLIEGRYHFSLILRNEITKGFTSLERELEIPWTSMGRLSDLILCHNVNMDTPVNESRAFQIGNMQLFISAQPVFSPQQEIFFFFQINNSKEDPEIVHSYQWTLLRENVEVEKKRKEYIDVDHEYGIVEKIPREQLFPGHYLLGVTLYDKDGNEICSKKKEFQVSFRNVPRPTIYSTSFPPFDNAIYAALLGNQYLAQGELKEAEPLLQQAYIKDSSSLINALPYGRLLMNQKKYSEVLEVLSPFMQENVQDVLDLVARAHHVLGHFDKAIALYREYLNRFGQNSVVLALLGDCYSRTGNLKEAIKALEISLSIDPTQEKVKRLLESIKNDR